One window of Fusobacterium polymorphum genomic DNA carries:
- the rbr gene encoding rubrerythrin codes for MDLKGSKTEKNLMTAFAGESQARNKYNFYAKIAKEEGYEQIAELFDITANNEKEHAKLWFKALHGDTIPDTLTNLADAAAGENYEWTDMYAKFAEEAKEEGFLKLAKQFEMVGKIEKEHEERYRKLLANIKNGEVFHSEEKVVWECMDCGHLHYGNDAPGKCPVCGAEKAKFKRRAVNY; via the coding sequence ATGGATTTAAAAGGAAGTAAAACAGAAAAGAATTTAATGACAGCATTTGCTGGAGAATCACAAGCAAGAAATAAATATAATTTTTATGCTAAAATTGCTAAAGAAGAAGGATATGAACAAATAGCAGAATTATTTGATATTACAGCTAATAATGAAAAAGAACATGCTAAACTTTGGTTTAAAGCATTACATGGAGATACTATTCCTGATACTTTAACAAATCTTGCAGATGCAGCAGCTGGTGAAAACTATGAATGGACAGATATGTATGCTAAATTTGCAGAAGAAGCAAAAGAAGAAGGATTTTTAAAACTTGCTAAACAATTTGAAATGGTTGGAAAAATTGAAAAAGAACATGAAGAAAGATACAGAAAATTATTAGCTAATATAAAAAATGGAGAAGTTTTTCATTCAGAAGAAAAAGTAGTTTGGGAATGTATGGACTGTGGACATCTTCACTATGGTAATGATGCACCAGGTAAATGTCCTGTTTGTGGAGCAGAAAAAGCTAAATTCAAAAGAAGAGCAGTTAACTACTAA
- a CDS encoding aldehyde dehydrogenase family protein: MENILKKSYKMFINGEWVNSSNGVMVKTYAPYNNELLSEFPDASESDVDLAVKSAKEAFKTWRKTTVKERARILNKIADIIDENKDLLATVETMDNGKPIRETKLVDIPLAATHFRYFAGCILADEGQATVLDEKFLSIILREPIGVVGQIIPWNFPFLMAAWKLAPALAAGDTVVLKPSSTTTLSLLVLMELIQDVIPKGVVNLVTGKGSTAGEFLKNHPDLDKLAFTGSTAVGRDIALAAAEKLIPATLELGGKSANIILDDADIEKALEGAQLGILFNQGQVCCAGSRIFVQEGIYDEFISKLVKKFENIKIGNPLDPTTVMGSQIDARQVKTILEYVEIAKQEGGVVLTGGVKYTENGCDKGNFVRPTLITNVNNGCRVSQEEIFGPVAVVIKFKTDDEVIAQANDSEYGLGGAVFTKNINRALRLAREIQTGRVWVNTYNQIPEHAPFGGYKKSGIGRETHKVILEHYTQMKNILIDLEEGTSGLY; encoded by the coding sequence ATGGAAAATATATTAAAAAAATCATATAAAATGTTTATAAATGGGGAATGGGTAAATTCAAGTAATGGGGTTATGGTAAAGACTTATGCTCCTTATAATAATGAATTATTATCAGAATTTCCTGATGCAAGTGAAAGTGATGTAGATTTAGCAGTTAAAAGTGCAAAAGAAGCTTTTAAGACTTGGAGAAAAACAACAGTAAAAGAAAGAGCAAGAATTTTAAATAAAATTGCTGACATTATAGATGAAAATAAAGATTTATTAGCAACAGTTGAAACTATGGATAATGGTAAACCAATAAGAGAAACAAAATTAGTTGATATTCCATTGGCAGCAACTCATTTTAGATACTTTGCAGGATGTATTTTAGCAGATGAAGGACAAGCAACTGTTTTAGATGAAAAGTTTTTAAGTATAATTTTAAGAGAACCTATTGGAGTTGTTGGGCAAATTATCCCTTGGAACTTCCCATTCTTAATGGCAGCTTGGAAGTTAGCACCAGCTCTTGCAGCAGGAGATACAGTAGTTTTAAAACCATCTAGTACAACAACATTAAGCTTATTAGTTTTAATGGAACTTATTCAAGATGTAATTCCAAAAGGAGTTGTAAATTTAGTTACAGGAAAAGGAAGTACAGCAGGAGAATTCTTAAAGAATCATCCTGATTTAGACAAATTAGCTTTCACAGGTTCAACAGCAGTTGGTAGAGATATAGCTCTTGCAGCAGCAGAAAAATTGATTCCTGCTACTCTTGAATTAGGAGGAAAATCAGCAAATATTATTTTAGATGATGCTGATATAGAAAAAGCTCTTGAAGGAGCTCAACTTGGAATACTATTTAACCAAGGACAAGTTTGTTGTGCAGGTTCAAGAATATTTGTACAAGAAGGAATATATGATGAATTTATATCAAAACTTGTAAAGAAATTTGAAAATATTAAAATTGGAAATCCATTAGATCCTACAACTGTAATGGGAAGTCAAATAGATGCAAGACAAGTAAAAACTATTTTAGAATATGTTGAAATAGCTAAACAAGAAGGTGGAGTTGTTTTAACAGGTGGGGTAAAATATACTGAAAATGGTTGTGATAAAGGAAACTTTGTAAGACCAACTTTAATAACAAATGTTAATAATGGTTGTCGTGTTTCTCAAGAAGAAATTTTTGGGCCAGTGGCTGTTGTAATTAAGTTTAAAACAGATGATGAAGTTATTGCTCAAGCAAATGACAGTGAATATGGACTTGGAGGAGCAGTATTTACAAAAAATATCAATAGAGCTTTAAGACTTGCAAGAGAAATTCAAACAGGTAGAGTATGGGTAAATACTTATAACCAAATTCCAGAACATGCTCCATTTGGTGGATATAAAAAATCTGGTATAGGTAGAGAAACTCACAAAGTTATCTTAGAACACTATACACAAATGAAAAATATCTTAATTGATTTAGAAGAAGGAACTTCTGGATTATATTAA
- a CDS encoding flavin reductase: MRQNYETSKLYYGFPVILLGYKDANFKYNFTTNSSSYTLGDMMVIGFHSRSNAAKQIMNFKEFTVNVPGEDLMNEIEVGGFFHKVDKIPLSKLEYEIGEFVDAPLFTACPISIECKVENIVMYGETANVIASIKKRVVNSNLIEDGKLNSDKLNPVIFLGDEHEKIYRYLRKLSDKAGKFYKSQFE, from the coding sequence ATGAGACAAAATTATGAAACTTCAAAACTATATTATGGTTTTCCAGTAATTTTACTTGGATATAAGGATGCTAATTTTAAATATAATTTTACAACTAATAGTTCATCATACACACTTGGAGATATGATGGTTATAGGTTTTCATTCAAGAAGCAATGCAGCTAAACAAATTATGAATTTTAAAGAATTTACTGTAAATGTACCTGGTGAAGATTTAATGAATGAAATTGAAGTAGGAGGATTTTTTCATAAAGTAGATAAAATCCCTTTAAGTAAATTAGAATATGAAATAGGAGAATTTGTTGATGCCCCACTATTTACTGCTTGTCCTATTTCTATTGAATGTAAAGTTGAAAATATTGTTATGTATGGAGAAACTGCAAATGTTATAGCAAGTATTAAAAAGCGTGTTGTAAATTCTAATTTAATTGAAGATGGTAAATTGAATTCAGATAAATTAAATCCTGTTATATTTTTAGGAGATGAACATGAAAAAATTTATCGTTATTTAAGAAAGCTTAGTGATAAAGCAGGAAAATTTTATAAAAGCCAATTTGAATAA
- a CDS encoding aminopeptidase P family protein, protein MEINKRIEEARKSMKKHKVDAYIVTSSDYHQSEYIGGYFQGREYLSGFTGSAGILVIFNDEACLWTDGRYHIQAENQLKGSEIKLFKQGNIGVPTYKEYIVSKLAENSKIGIDAKILLSSDVNEILSKKKFKIVDFDLLAEVWKKRPALAAEKIFILEDKYTGKSYKEKVKEIRASLKEKNVDYNIISSLDDIAWIYNFRGDDVQHNPVALSFTVISEKKASLYINENKLNKEAEKYFKDNKVEVKGYFEFFEDIKKLKGNILVDFNKTSYAIYEAISKNNLINAMNPSTYLKAHKNETEIANTKDIHVQDGVAIVKFMYWLKNNYKKGNITEFSAEEKINSLREKIEGYIDLSFSTISAFGKNAAMMHYSAPEKNSTKIEDGVYLLDSGGTYLKGTTDITRTFFLGKVGKQEKTHNTLVLKGMLALSRAKFLFGATGTNLDVLARQFLWNVGIDYKCGTGHGVGHILNVHEGPHGIRFQYNPQRLEIGMIVTNEPGAYIEGSHGIRIENELLVKEACETEHGKFLEFETITYAPIDLDGIVKTLLTKEEKQQLNEYHSEVYKKLSPYLNKKEKEFLKEYTKSI, encoded by the coding sequence ATGGAAATCAACAAAAGAATTGAAGAAGCTAGAAAAAGTATGAAGAAACACAAAGTAGATGCCTATATTGTAACAAGTTCTGACTATCATCAAAGTGAATATATAGGTGGCTATTTTCAAGGAAGAGAATATTTATCAGGTTTTACTGGTTCAGCAGGAATTTTAGTTATATTCAATGATGAAGCTTGCCTATGGACAGATGGAAGATATCATATCCAAGCTGAAAATCAATTAAAAGGTAGTGAAATAAAATTATTTAAACAAGGTAATATAGGTGTTCCTACATATAAGGAATACATAGTTTCTAAGTTAGCAGAAAATTCAAAAATAGGAATAGATGCAAAGATACTTTTATCTTCTGATGTGAATGAAATTCTTTCAAAGAAGAAATTTAAAATTGTTGATTTTGATCTGTTAGCAGAAGTTTGGAAAAAAAGACCAGCTTTAGCAGCTGAAAAGATATTTATTTTAGAAGATAAATACACAGGAAAATCATATAAGGAAAAAGTAAAAGAAATAAGAGCAAGTTTAAAAGAAAAAAATGTAGACTATAATATTATCTCAAGTCTAGATGATATAGCTTGGATATATAATTTCAGAGGTGATGATGTTCAACATAACCCTGTAGCTCTATCATTTACAGTGATTTCTGAAAAGAAAGCAAGCCTATATATCAATGAAAATAAATTAAATAAAGAAGCTGAAAAATATTTTAAAGATAACAAAGTGGAAGTTAAAGGATATTTTGAATTCTTTGAAGATATCAAAAAATTAAAAGGAAATATCTTAGTTGATTTCAATAAGACTAGCTATGCTATCTATGAAGCTATCAGTAAGAATAATTTAATCAATGCTATGAATCCTAGTACATATTTAAAGGCACATAAGAATGAAACTGAAATAGCTAACACAAAAGATATTCATGTTCAAGATGGAGTTGCTATAGTTAAATTTATGTACTGGCTAAAAAATAACTATAAAAAAGGAAATATCACAGAATTCTCTGCTGAAGAAAAAATTAATTCTCTAAGAGAAAAAATAGAAGGATATATAGATTTAAGTTTCTCAACTATTTCTGCTTTTGGAAAAAATGCAGCTATGATGCACTATTCTGCACCTGAAAAAAATTCAACTAAAATAGAAGATGGAGTATATTTACTTGATTCTGGAGGAACATATTTAAAAGGGACTACTGATATAACAAGAACTTTCTTTTTAGGAAAAGTTGGCAAACAAGAAAAAACTCATAATACCTTAGTTTTAAAGGGAATGTTAGCATTATCAAGAGCAAAATTTTTGTTTGGAGCAACTGGAACAAACCTAGATGTATTAGCTAGACAATTTTTATGGAATGTTGGAATAGACTATAAATGTGGAACAGGACATGGAGTAGGACATATCTTAAATGTACATGAAGGACCTCATGGTATTAGATTTCAATATAATCCTCAAAGATTGGAAATTGGTATGATAGTTACTAATGAACCAGGTGCATATATAGAAGGTAGTCATGGAATAAGAATTGAAAATGAACTTCTAGTAAAAGAAGCATGTGAGACTGAACATGGAAAATTTTTAGAATTTGAAACTATAACTTATGCTCCTATTGATTTAGATGGAATTGTAAAAACTCTTTTAACAAAAGAAGAAAAACAACAATTAAATGAATATCATTCAGAAGTTTATAAAAAATTAAGTCCATATTTAAATAAAAAAGAAAAAGAATTTTTAAAAGAATATACAAAAAGCATTTAA
- the glmS gene encoding glutamine--fructose-6-phosphate transaminase (isomerizing): protein MCGIIGYSGSNTNAVEVLLEGLEKVEYRGYDSAGIAFVTDSGIQIEKKEGKLENLKNHMKNFEILSCTGIGHTRWATHGVPTDRNAHPHYSESKDVALIHNGIIENYAEIKKELLEQGVKFSSDTDTEVVAQLFSKLYDGDLYSTLKKVLKRIRGTYAFAIIHKDFPDRMICCRNHSPLIVGLGNHQNFIASDVSAILKYTRDIIYLEDGDVVLVTKDNVTVYDKDEKEVKREVKKVEWNFEQASKGGYAHFMIKEIEEQPEIIEKTLNIYTDKEKNIKFDEQLEGINFHDIDRIYVVACGTAYYAGLQGQYFMKKLLGIDVFTDIASEFRYNDPVITNKTLAIFVSQSGETIDTLMSMKYAKEKGARTLAISNVLGSTITREADNVIYTLAGPEISVASTKAYSSQVLVMYLLSLYMGAKLGKIEEKDYQKYISNISLLKENVVKLISEKEKIHDIAKKIKDIKNGFYLGRGIDEKVAREGSLKMKEINYIHTEALPAGELKHGSIALIEKGVLVVAISTNLEMDEKVVSNIKEVKARGAYVIGVCKEGSLVPEVVDDVIQIKDSGELLSPVLAVVALQYLAYYTSLEKGFDVDKPRNLAKSVTVE from the coding sequence ATGTGTGGAATAATCGGTTATTCTGGGAGTAATACAAATGCAGTAGAAGTTTTATTAGAAGGACTTGAAAAGGTTGAGTACAGAGGTTATGATTCAGCTGGTATAGCTTTTGTAACTGATAGTGGAATTCAAATTGAAAAGAAAGAAGGAAAATTAGAAAATTTAAAAAATCATATGAAAAATTTTGAAATTCTTTCTTGTACAGGTATAGGGCATACTAGATGGGCAACTCATGGAGTACCAACTGATAGAAACGCCCACCCTCATTATAGTGAAAGTAAAGATGTTGCACTTATTCATAATGGGATTATTGAAAACTATGCAGAAATTAAAAAAGAATTATTAGAACAAGGAGTAAAATTTAGTTCAGATACAGATACAGAAGTTGTGGCTCAACTATTTTCAAAATTGTATGATGGAGATTTATATTCAACTCTTAAAAAAGTTTTAAAAAGAATAAGAGGAACTTATGCCTTTGCTATAATTCACAAAGATTTTCCTGATAGAATGATTTGTTGTAGAAATCACAGTCCTTTAATTGTTGGACTTGGAAATCATCAAAACTTTATTGCTTCTGATGTCTCAGCAATTTTGAAATATACAAGAGATATTATTTATCTTGAAGATGGAGATGTTGTTTTAGTAACTAAGGACAATGTTACTGTCTATGATAAAGATGAAAAAGAAGTAAAAAGAGAAGTAAAAAAGGTTGAATGGAATTTTGAACAAGCTTCAAAAGGTGGGTATGCTCACTTTATGATAAAAGAAATTGAAGAGCAACCTGAAATTATTGAAAAAACTTTAAATATATATACAGATAAAGAGAAAAATATAAAATTTGATGAACAATTAGAAGGAATAAATTTCCATGATATAGATAGAATATACGTTGTAGCTTGTGGAACTGCCTATTATGCAGGATTGCAAGGACAATATTTTATGAAAAAATTATTGGGTATAGATGTATTTACAGACATAGCTTCTGAATTTAGATATAATGACCCTGTAATAACAAATAAAACATTGGCTATTTTTGTAAGTCAATCAGGAGAAACTATTGATACTTTAATGTCAATGAAGTATGCAAAAGAAAAAGGAGCAAGAACTCTTGCCATATCTAATGTTTTAGGTTCTACAATAACAAGAGAAGCAGATAATGTTATTTATACTCTTGCAGGGCCTGAAATTTCAGTTGCTTCAACTAAGGCATATAGTTCACAAGTTTTAGTTATGTATCTATTATCATTATACATGGGAGCTAAACTTGGAAAAATTGAAGAAAAAGACTATCAAAAATATATTTCTAACATTAGTTTATTAAAAGAAAATGTAGTAAAATTAATCAGTGAAAAAGAAAAAATTCATGATATTGCTAAAAAAATAAAAGATATTAAAAATGGTTTCTATCTTGGAAGAGGAATAGATGAAAAAGTAGCTAGAGAAGGTAGTTTGAAGATGAAAGAAATTAACTATATTCATACTGAGGCACTGCCTGCTGGAGAATTAAAACATGGAAGTATTGCCCTTATAGAAAAAGGAGTTTTAGTTGTTGCTATTTCAACTAATTTAGAAATGGATGAAAAAGTTGTATCAAACATAAAAGAAGTTAAGGCAAGAGGAGCTTATGTTATTGGAGTTTGTAAAGAAGGAAGTTTAGTTCCTGAAGTTGTAGATGATGTAATTCAAATCAAAGATAGTGGGGAGTTATTAAGTCCTGTTCTTGCAGTTGTTGCTCTACAATATTTAGCTTACTATACATCTTTAGAAAAAGGTTTTGATGTGGATAAACCTAGAAATCTTGCAAAATCTGTAACAGTAGAATAA
- the yhdJ gene encoding adenine-specific DNA-methyltransferase — MKEFFKNIENYSYVSNDNNIAILGNCLDILKEIKDNSVDLIFADPPYGIGKDFGNKTDFFKNKYEYFEWAKKWIDECMRVLKKDGTMYFMTSTQFMSILDNYVDDKYFIISRIVWCYDSSGVQAKSKFGSLYEPILMITHNDKVKYKFNYEDIMVEAITGSKRNLIDYRKKIPAPYSNLKVPGNVWTFNRVRFRMEEYENHPTQKPEELLMRIILASSNKGDVVLDPFSGSFTTSNVALKLDRKAIGIEINPEYFKIGIRRTKLSEYFENEKLEKQKIKKTNNKSKKDHVVKNFSLF; from the coding sequence ATGAAAGAATTTTTTAAAAATATTGAAAATTATTCTTATGTATCTAATGACAATAATATTGCAATTTTAGGAAACTGTTTAGATATTTTAAAAGAAATAAAAGATAATTCAGTAGATTTAATTTTTGCTGATCCACCCTATGGTATAGGAAAAGATTTTGGAAATAAAACTGATTTTTTTAAAAATAAATATGAATATTTTGAATGGGCTAAAAAATGGATTGATGAATGTATGAGAGTACTCAAGAAAGATGGAACTATGTATTTTATGACTTCTACTCAATTTATGTCAATTTTAGACAATTATGTTGATGACAAATATTTTATTATTAGTAGAATTGTGTGGTGCTATGATTCCTCTGGAGTTCAAGCAAAATCAAAATTCGGCTCTTTATATGAACCTATTTTAATGATTACACATAATGATAAAGTAAAATATAAATTTAATTATGAAGATATTATGGTTGAAGCCATTACTGGTTCTAAAAGAAATTTAATTGATTATAGAAAAAAAATTCCTGCTCCATATAGTAATTTAAAAGTTCCAGGAAATGTTTGGACTTTTAACAGAGTTCGTTTTAGAATGGAAGAATATGAAAATCATCCTACTCAAAAACCTGAAGAACTTCTTATGAGAATTATTCTTGCTTCAAGTAATAAGGGAGATGTTGTACTTGATCCATTTAGTGGCTCTTTTACAACATCTAATGTTGCTTTAAAGTTGGATAGAAAAGCTATTGGAATAGAAATCAACCCAGAATATTTTAAAATTGGTATTAGAAGAACTAAACTTTCTGAATACTTTGAAAATGAAAAATTAGAAAAACAAAAAATAAAAAAAACTAATAATAAATCAAAAAAAGATCATGTTGTTAAAAATTTTAGTCTGTTTTGA